The nucleotide window TGCATGACGACGATCTGCGCCTGGAAGGTCTCAGCGACCGTCGGCGGGTCCTCGGCGGGCCCACAGACGTCACCACGGCGGATGTCGTCTTTGCCGACGCCACGGACGTTGAACCCGACGTTGTCGCCGGGGCCCGCGCTGTCGACCTCTTCGTGGTGCATCTCGACGGTCTTGACCTCGCCGCCGACGTCAGACGGCTGGAACGAAACGTTGTCGCCCGGGAACATCTGGCCGGTCTCGATACGGCCGACCGGGACGGTCCCGATGCCGGAGATGGTGTAGACGTCCTGGATGGGAAGCCGCAGCGGCGCGTCCGTCGGCGGCTGGGGCTCGGGCAGGTCGTTGAGTGCATCGAGGATCGTCGGGCCGTCGTACCAGGGAGTGTTCTCGCTGTCCTCAGCGACGTTGTCACCCTCGAACGCCGACGCGGGGATGAACTTCGCGTTGTCGGGGTCGAACTGGACCTGCTTGAGCAGTTCCTTGACTTCCTCGACGGTCTGCTTGTAGTTCGACTCGTCGTAATCGACGAGGTCCATCTTGTTGACGGCGACGATGAGTTCACCGATGCCCAGCGTCCGGGCCAGGAAGACGTGCTCCTGGGTCTGCGGCTGGACGCCGTCGTCCGCGGCGACGACGAGCACGGCGTTGTCGGCCTGGCTCGCGCCCGTGATCATGTTCTTCACGAAGTCACGGTGGCCAGGGCAGTCGACGATGGTGAAGTAGTACTCCTCGGTGTCGAACTCCTGGTGGGCGATGTCGATGGTGACACCACGCTCTCGCTCCTCGGCGAGGTTGTCCATGACGTAGGCGAACTCGAACCCGCCTTTGCCCTTCTCTTCGGCTTCTTCTTTGTGCTGTTCGATGACGTGTTCCGGGACGGAGCCGGTCTCGTAGAGCAGACGCCCGACGAGTGTACTCTTCCCGTGGTCGACGTGACCGATGATCGCGAGGTTCTGGTGTGGTTTGTCGCTCATTTGTATCTCACGCGCAGAGGCGCTGTGACGGAAACTATCGGTGAATGCAATTAAAACGGTTACGATACGCTGCCCCGCCGCGGACGGTCGTCGTCGCCCGATTCGCCGCGCGTTTTCCGTTCATTCGACCGACCGGTCAGCCCACGGGTGCTCGTGGGGGAGTGGACCGATCTAGACGAAACCGACGGCTCGCAGTGTCGGCCGATCAGTCCGTTTACGCCGCTCGCCCGCCACCGCCCGGTATGAGCGCAGTCGATCCGGCGACGTTGCCGATCACCATCGACGACTCCGGCGTCGAGGTCACCTACGACGACGGACGGACCGTCCGGTATCGTGGCGTCCCCCAGGCCCGCGAGGAGAGCGTGACGGTCTCGGCCCACCGGCGAGTCCACGTGCTCGCGACCGACGCGGACGGCGAGACCGGCGCACTCGTTTACCTCACCGATCGGCGGACCCACCACGCGGTCCTCGAAGAGAGCGGCGTCGGCCGGTATCTTCCCGAGGAGACCCCCCAGACGATCCTGCCGGGCGTGACTGCCCGACGCGAGGGCTCACAGCTCGACATCGGTGCCGATCCCGACGCCGTCGCGGGTCGGGTGTTCGTCTTCGTGGAAGACGACCGCACCGAGCAGTCCTACGAACTCCTCGCCGCGTAGGGCCGCCCTCGCCGTCCGCTACTGGATGTACGAGGGCTCTTCGGCGTCACAGCTGTCTTCGTGCTGGCGGGCGTCGCCGTCGTCGTCGAAGAGCAGTCCGCAGGCCTCACACCGATACCAGACGCCGTCGTCGCGTTCGACGCGTTCGACCATGGTCGATCGTGCGTGGGGCACCCACAAACCGTTTTTTACTGGGATCTGACATCGACTCCGAAGCGACCAAGGCGACGCCGGTCGATCGATGCCTATGAACGACGAGTCGATCGCAGTCGAGTGGGGGCGCGTGCGGCACCGATGACGGGGATCGAGGTCACCGTCGAGAGCGCGCGCAAGTCCGACGCGGGCCGGGCGATCGCGCGCCTGCCCGAACTAGTGCGCCACGAGTTGGGCGTTCTGAGTGGCGATCCGGTCGTGATCGACGGCGAGGATCGTGCCGTCGCGAAAGTCTGGCCGGGCACTGGCTCCGAGCGGACCGTCCGCATCGACGCCGAGACCCGCGCGGCGGCGGGCGTCGCGGTCGGTGATTCTGCCGCCGT belongs to Halococcoides cellulosivorans and includes:
- a CDS encoding DUF5796 family protein, which gives rise to MSAVDPATLPITIDDSGVEVTYDDGRTVRYRGVPQAREESVTVSAHRRVHVLATDADGETGALVYLTDRRTHHAVLEESGVGRYLPEETPQTILPGVTARREGSQLDIGADPDAVAGRVFVFVEDDRTEQSYELLAA
- a CDS encoding DUF7128 family protein gives rise to the protein MVERVERDDGVWYRCEACGLLFDDDGDARQHEDSCDAEEPSYIQ
- the tuf gene encoding translation elongation factor EF-1 subunit alpha, producing the protein MSDKPHQNLAIIGHVDHGKSTLVGRLLYETGSVPEHVIEQHKEEAEEKGKGGFEFAYVMDNLAEERERGVTIDIAHQEFDTEEYYFTIVDCPGHRDFVKNMITGASQADNAVLVVAADDGVQPQTQEHVFLARTLGIGELIVAVNKMDLVDYDESNYKQTVEEVKELLKQVQFDPDNAKFIPASAFEGDNVAEDSENTPWYDGPTILDALNDLPEPQPPTDAPLRLPIQDVYTISGIGTVPVGRIETGQMFPGDNVSFQPSDVGGEVKTVEMHHEEVDSAGPGDNVGFNVRGVGKDDIRRGDVCGPAEDPPTVAETFQAQIVVMQHPSVITAGYTPVFHAHTAQVACTVESLDQKIDSSTGEVAEENPDFIQSGDAAVVTVRPQKPLSIEPSGDIPELGSFAIRDMGQTIAAGKVLSVEERE